The following proteins come from a genomic window of Daphnia carinata strain CSIRO-1 chromosome 8, CSIRO_AGI_Dcar_HiC_V3, whole genome shotgun sequence:
- the LOC130700143 gene encoding uncharacterized protein LOC130700143, which yields MANVSLYLFVLISTVSIVECQQLDDEQEQAVTMFPNDEIVVRHDQHLMLTCRIKGAQVTRCLWEINGAAPSDVLDMAFENRMHQSQRYGKCHILMKVTERNIGQWTCCMFTDLSDIPKNATTQVSLFHRTSSPIGLVTIIIVGLMILLSYASGYILQNTYQSNVQRWKGISQMARPTATASTTVRGMNSQESLQCEDSAYYNGDIEMSPSLNPAKDHH from the exons ATGGCAAACGTCTCTCTTTACTTGTTTGTGTTGATTTCAACCGTATCGATCGTCGAATGTCAGCAACTCGACGACGAAC AGGAGCAGGCTGTCACCATGTTCCCGAATGATGAAATTGTTGTTCGGCACGATCAACATCTGATGTTGACATGCAGAATCAAAGGTGCCCAAGTGACCCGTTGTTTGTGGGAGATCAACGGTGCTGCACCGTCAGACGTCCTCGATATGGCATTCGAAAATCGAATGCATCAATCACAACGTTATGGAAAATGTCACATTCTT ATGAAGGTGACGGAGCGAAATATCGGCCAGTGGACGTGTTGCATGTTTACCGACCTGTCTGACATTCCCAAGAATGCCACCACTCAAGTTTCTTTATTCCAC AGAACATCCTCACCGATCGGACTGGTTACCATCATCATAGTTGGATTGATGATCCTACTTAGTTACGCGAGTGGTTACATTCTTCAGAACAC ATACCAGTCCAATGTCCAAAGATGGAAAGGAATCTCACAAATGGCGCGTCCTACTGCTACTGCATCAACGACAGTACGTGGCATGAATAGCCAAGAGTCGTTACAATGTGAGGACAGCGCGTATTACAATGGCGACATTGAAATGTCTCCATCGCTCAATCCAGCCAAAGATCATCACTGA
- the LOC130700158 gene encoding uncharacterized protein LOC130700158, which produces MNNYCLMALLLVCSMAVAKADQVTEPFCYWSGTAPACAGACETGEFVASTSKYGDGKTCATGVKRYCCKMPPQWLAQLAQANFYVLNGGPVEPQIVPGPY; this is translated from the exons ATGAACAACTATTGTTTGATGGCCCTTCTTCTCGTCTGCTCCATGGCG GTAGCAAAGGCTGATCAAGTGACGGAGCCCTTCTGTTATTGGTCGGGTACCGCACCGGCTTGCGCTGGAGCTTGTGAAACGGGAGAATTCGTGGCGTCAACTAGCAAATACGGTGACG GTAAAACATGCGCGACGGGTGTCAAACGATATTGCTGCAAGATGCCACCACAATGGTTGGCTCAATTGGCCCAAGCCAATTTTTACGTTCTGAACGGTGGTCCAGTGGAGCCTCAGATTGTGCCAGGACCTTACTGA
- the LOC130700111 gene encoding prostaglandin G/H synthase 2-like, which yields MNLLRFALLLVFTFSFSTVSGTEGFDPCCSFPCQNQGVCMSTSNQQDFTCDCTGLEYYGKTCETPYLGRRLKNWLRPSLATMHQLYTGWPWLWKIVNNVPFLHRAAMRYVYMSRGASIDSPPRFNSGHDYITTESHFNTSYYARSLPPVPQHCPTPMGVAGHKELPDVNVLAERFFKRKEFIAEPHGTNILFAYYAQHFSHQFFRTDRARGAAFTKGNDGVDVSHIYGLDKGTQDALRSFSQGKMKVRMTDDGQQFPPLLRDAPGVHMIYPPHTPQDERVALGHALFSMQPGLFVMSTIWLREHNRICDVLRAEHPTWDDERLYQTAKLIVLAQNLKITIEEYVQHLSQYKVKLSYDPELLRDQPAFQFSNRIHVEFAHLYHWHPLAPDAITLGNSTYTLEQLSFSTKAVAQHGLASFVEAIATQPAGALSHSNHGAMLLDQFKDVVLQGRQLRLQSFNNYRVLFGMPKYTSFMELTGGDVDMSRQLQLLYGHIDALEFYPGMLLEKSEASVTPFTMVNIGGPYAVKGMMANPISSPQYWKPSTFGGEVGFNIVKTTTIRQLFCRNMAPQECGHIGFHVPEERQSFNVASSQTNANHVPLLEPSPVAHYATHAGSDASFSSKTFSPPAAGMTSTQYAAKYRPLTVDDLDFVDCQPPAAHQWSRPGAASHTNNYCRLREAHPI from the exons atgaatttattgaGATTCGCGCTTCTTTTAGTGtttaccttttcattttcgaCCGTGTCAG GCACGGAAGGATTCGATCCTTGCTGTTCGTTCCCTTGCCAGAATCAAGGCGTTTGCATGTCCACCTCCAATCAACAAGATTTCACGTGTGATTGCACCGGCCTGGAATACTACGGCAAAACTTGCGAAACTC cctaTTTAGGTCGTCGATTGAAAAATTGGCTACGGCCTTCGTTAGCGACGATGCATCAATTGTACACGGGATGGCCCTGGTTGTGGAAGATCGTCAACAACGTGCCGTTCCTACACCGAGCCGCTATGCGCTACGTCTACATGAGCCGCGGAGCTTCGATCGATTCCCCACCTCGTTTCAATAGCGGACACGATTACATCACGACCGAATCGCATTTCAACACGTCCTACTACGCCCGCAGTTTGCCACCAGTTCCGCAACATTGTCCTACACCCATGGGCGTTGCCG gccaCAAGGAATTGCCGGATGTCAACGTGTTGGCTGAACGTTTCTTCAAGAGGAAAGAGTTCATTGCCGAACCTCACGGAACGAACATTCTGTTTGCTTACTACGCCCAGCATTTCTCGCATCAATTCTTCCGGACGGATCGGGCCAGAGGTGCGGCCTTCACGAAGGGAAACGACGGCGTCGACGTGTCGCACATTTACGGACTGGACAAGGGCACGCAAGACGCGCTGCGTTCGTTCAGTCAAGGCAAAATGAAAGTGCGGATGACGGACGATGGCCAGCAATTCCCTCCGTTGCTGCGCGACGCTCCCGGCGTGCACATGATCTACCCGCCGCACACGCCGCAAGACGAGCGTGTGGCTCTAGGACACGCCTTGTTCAGCATGCAGCCCGGATTGTTTGTCATGTCCACCATCTGGCTGCGAGAACACAACCGCATCTGCGACGTCCTCCGGGCGGAGCATCCGACTTGGGACGACGAGCGATTGTACCAGACGGCCAAATTGATCGTCCTGGCCcagaatttgaagatcacCATCGAAGAGTACGTCCAACACCTGAGCCAGTACAAAGTTAAACTCAGCTACGACCCGGAATTGCTCCGCGACCAGCCGGCCTTCCAGTTTTCCAACCGAATTCACGTGGAATTCGCCCACCTCTATCACTGGCATCCGCTCGCTCCGGACGCAATCACACTCGGCAACAGCACCTACACGCTGGAACAATTGAGTTTCTCGACGAAAGCAGTGGCCCAACACGGACTGGCCTCTTTCGTCGAAGCCATCGCCACTCAACCGGCCGGAGCC TTGAGTCACAGCAATCACGGTGCCATGTTGCTCGATCAGTTTAAAGACGTCGTTCTGCAAGGCCGCCAACTGAGGCTGCAGAGTTTCAACAATTACCGCGTGCTGTTCGGCATGCCCAAGTACACGAGTTTCATGGAACTGACGGGCGGCGATGTGGACATGTCGCGACAGTTGCAACTCCTCTACGGACACATCGACGCTCTCGAATTCTATCCGGGCATGTTGCTAGAGAAATCAGAAGCTTCCGTCACGCCTTTCACGATGGTCAACATCGGCGGGCCGTACGCCGTCAAAGGCATGATGGCCAACCCGATTTCCAGTCCGCAATACTGGAAGCCGAGTACGTTCGGTGGTGAAGTCGGTTTCAACATCGTCAAGACGACCACCATCCGCCAATTGTTTTGCCGCAACATGGCGCCACAAGAGTGCGGACATATCGGATTCCACGTGCCGGAAGAGCGTCAGTCGTTCAACGTCGCATCGTCCCAAACGAATGCCAATCACGTTCCATTGCTGGAACCTTCGCCCGTTGCTCACTACGCCACCCATGCTGGAAGTGACGCTTCGTTCAGCAGCAAGACGTTCTCGCCTCCGGCTGCCGGAATGACGAGCACTCAGTACGCCGCCAAGTACCGGCCGTTGACGGTCGATGATTTGGATTTCGTTGATTGCCAACCTCCTGCAGCTCATCAATGGTCGAGGCCAGGAGCAGCTAGTCATACGAATAATTATTGTCGTTTGAGAGAGGCCCATCCAATTTAG